One Gemmatimonadota bacterium genomic region harbors:
- a CDS encoding cytochrome c oxidase subunit 3 family protein, with product MADHALHHDHPHGLAHQFEDMPQQKESAVIGMWSFLITEILFFGGFFATYLIYRSYYPEAFFEGSSHLDIPLGAFNTIVLIVSSLTMAMAVHKSHEGNKRGILVYLTLTGILGLTFLVVKYFEYSAKIEYGLVPGLAWHPHGENSPQLALFYSLYFGMTGMHALHMIIGIGLLIWVFVKTAQGTYTAEYNAPIEIFGLYWHFVDIVWIFLFPLLYLLGLQGGH from the coding sequence ATGGCCGATCACGCATTACATCACGATCACCCGCACGGACTGGCCCACCAGTTCGAGGATATGCCGCAGCAGAAGGAATCTGCCGTCATTGGCATGTGGAGCTTTCTGATTACAGAAATTCTGTTTTTTGGAGGCTTTTTTGCGACGTATCTGATTTACCGATCCTATTATCCCGAGGCATTTTTTGAAGGCAGTAGCCACCTGGATATTCCTCTGGGAGCATTTAATACCATAGTGTTGATTGTCAGCAGCCTGACAATGGCGATGGCCGTACACAAGTCCCACGAAGGCAATAAAAGAGGGATACTGGTCTATCTGACGCTGACCGGAATCTTAGGTCTTACCTTTTTGGTGGTCAAATACTTTGAATACTCCGCAAAAATCGAGTACGGTTTGGTCCCCGGTCTGGCCTGGCATCCGCACGGTGAAAACTCGCCCCAACTGGCTCTCTTCTATTCTCTGTATTTCGGAATGACCGGGATGCATGCCCTGCATATGATTATTGGCATTGGTCTGTTGATCTGGGTATTTGTTAAAACCGCACAGGGGACATACACGGCCGAATACAACGCCCCTATTGAAATATTTGGCCTGTATTGGCACTTTGTCGATATTGTCTGGATTTTCCTATTTCCACTGCTCTATCTTCTCGGCTTACAGGGAGGACACTGA
- a CDS encoding cytochrome C oxidase subunit IV family protein — translation MADDHHGPTVRIYLAVFASLMFLTALTVWVAYQELGMFNDVVALGIACTKATIVILFFMHVKYASRLTWLLAGAGILFLLILFAFAMADYVSRGWLGMPASHYLQ, via the coding sequence ATGGCTGATGATCACCACGGCCCGACTGTACGCATTTATCTGGCGGTATTTGCCTCCTTGATGTTTTTAACCGCGCTAACGGTTTGGGTGGCTTATCAAGAATTGGGCATGTTTAATGACGTGGTAGCACTGGGTATCGCCTGCACAAAAGCCACGATTGTGATTCTGTTTTTCATGCACGTCAAATACGCCAGCCGACTGACCTGGTTGCTCGCAGGTGCAGGTATTTTGTTCTTGCTGATCCTATTTGCCTTCGCAATGGCAGATTACGTCAGTCGCGGCTGGTTGGGCATGCCAGCAAGCCACTATTTGCAATAA